The sequence below is a genomic window from Pectinophora gossypiella chromosome 21, ilPecGoss1.1, whole genome shotgun sequence.
caaaataccgaaagtagtacttcaacggttccaaagttataaaggcagttctttgatcccgctagcttgacgttttgaaaatacctattatctggggaacgcttgcatacttcagtatgtaactaatgtcaataaactcgtatgaaatagtactccctaccatcataattttgatccgattctctttgtagaaatgttaaaaaatcatcataacctatgccatacatttgttgttgatacagtcacgtagacaattacataacctcacaatttattcgtaactATTGCCATTTTgaaggtctaccctaccatttctttgcacttcagtgctgctattacaaaaaaatcctattgcatacacccatatgcactaattttaatagaaaatggctgcatgggtctagttcttatcgaaaacaatctgtgattttaatacatcataatacatttttaatctgctgttttattttataatttataccttcatgttgaatttgttacggatcgaagtgtttgttaataaacaatttgcagtatttgtagaataactcaaagagtttcaacaatgatattactttcatctaacaaccctggcacgtcaccaatttttacccaaaaatggggaaaaatactgaaatctgacaacattcttgaccatgtgtaataattttgttcgcgactgtacttgtcttgataaatgtatgacataggttataatgactttttgacatatttctacaaagagaatcaggtccaaattatgatggtagggagtactatttcatacgagtttattgacattagttacaaactgaagtatgcaagcattccccagataataggtattttcaaaacgtcaagctagcgggatcaaagaactacctttataactttggaaccgttgaagtactactttcggtattttgcagggggtgagtactatttcgatactattttttggcgtttaaatcaaagcgaaagaccttgtcgttaactctcgccaaatttcgctcaccgtcaagctagcaaatgcaataaaacatggctataaatccagaaccgtgatggtactaatttttttacaacaggtactatttttttcaataagagtactattttttggtatggtcaaattattttttcgtgcccattttttttttgaggccgctagcttgacgcacacaacaaattttaagcacaaatctaaaacaacactATAAAAAATTTGCATTtgcaacccgacagaattaagttgacaacacacgtcaaacggtttccataccagcgagataccttttagATTCGCcaaggttattcattcatttactcgttcttcctaaaattaagtgctgtcaatcatccgtctttttccttttcggtgaataagaaaatgacaggtataacttaaagtaaaattagggggtgtctgcaggaatcggggccattttagttttaagtaaacatatttgtatttcttttactttgtgcaataaatttattattactattataaaaGTGTATCTATTATATGTGTTATTTTAagctgtaagtatttaaaataaataaattgtttatgcAACAATTTTAGCTAAGCACGCACACGTGTGGAGATAATGCCTTCACGCTGCGTCTCTTGAAAGATAGGCAAAGATATGATAAGGAGTTTTTAAtaatctaatttcatggataacagactaaAAATATGCATCATCtttggttttgggtataaattatgacccttgcTATTATACTCAGGCACAAcaaatcttccacccattattattgtcataaaaataaagagaaaccataaggtagcaacataattctataccatatctgatccaaatatcaaaaaacaattatttttatatatgcctcagccattacattatattattgttttaagtttacgcggttattatcataattaaagcacataatggtgctaattcctgtaaataccatctaattttattttaggttatatctgtcattttcttatccgccgaaaaggaaagggacgggtaatcgacaagcataaaatttatggaacacacgtcaattttaagcacaaatctaaaacaaccgtctaaaaattcgcccgggttattcatttatttactcattcttcctaaaattaagagctgtcaatcatccgtctctttccttttcggcggataagaaaatgacaggtataacttaaagtaaaattaagagatgtctgcaggaatcggggccattaacgggttcttaccgcgtttaaacggggatatgagactcccgaaccCCGCGgaagcggtaagaacccgttattatgtgctttaattacattatatttttgaataactaaactacccgagtaatgagaaagtaggtatttatcacgttaaagctgtacaacgccatctatttttttttttgaaacatagcttggaaagtccttcattaaatTGCATTATAAGTTGATATTGTATCCTACCACAGCCGTCTCTGCATGGGTTTACGAGTGATAATGACtgaataattaataaactacgtattttcaatttaaaaaaaatagataattaattcTCAATAAAACAACAATAACTTCAATCTTATTTACCATTAACGCTACGTCTAAACTTTAGACTACCTACCCTCTTTGCAAAATAAGTTTCATtcctacttagttcatgtttTCAAGGTCCCAAAAAGGCGAGAAGATGTAAGGACCCTCTGTTTTGGCATACGATGGCTCTATCCACCCTTATTGCTATCGATCGGGCGTCCCGCGCACTTTGTCGCGCATCCAGACAACCAGTTCGCGAAATCTGTGCCAGGCAGCCATTGTACAACAAAAACccgaataaaaatgttaaaaacccATAAAAATCAACCTTCGAACTAAAACAACTAAACTCCGTGAATAACAAAAAGTATCACCCAAAAACACCTCCAAATTCGCGGCACAAATATGGTTAAACAagagaaaaaggaaaaaaaaatggctGCCAAAAAAACCAGTGGCACAGTAACACAATAATGTAATATCAATTTATAAATAGTGTAGTGTAAAGAAGTCTTCCAAATTAGTAATAAAGTTAGATAAATTACGTGTATTTTAGATCTTAAAGTTATTAAAAATCAACGTCTTCCCgttacgtcaattttaaggcaTAGTTAAcgatataaaatttaaataaaactattattaaaaaaatatttgacaatAATAGTTTTTAAAAGCGCGGGCAAAGTAGCCagagataaaaaaaagttattttgaaaatcgataaaattaaaaacgatTATTTTTCAACTGACGCAAAGTTTGAGATTTATAGAGGCAGTTAGTAATAAAAAGTCAGGATGCATCATTTAAGTCGGTTCAAGATTCCTCCGTTGAAGAATGCGCTGGACGTGGCCATGCAGACGGTCAGGCAACAGATGCCTGACAAGCCAGGGCCGCCACCTCGCCCGCCCCAGAACGTTAGATTCGCTAACTTGGGTAAGCAAAGCAAAGGATCTTAATTTAGTCATAGCATAGGGTTTATCTTTATCTATTCGACGGTTATCATAATTGCGTTCCTCTTTCGCTACTTCAACAGACTATCAAGCAATAAAGAGGGACTTtctacgttccttaaaaacaataaagatttttcttcgtttaacctaatttcatagataacagacatatgcatcttttatccttgtttatgggtacaaatgatgacccttttcatgacacccaggcacaattacttcttccacccattattattctgttcaaaataaagaagcaatacgtatataggtagcaacgtaattctatacataacgtgatccagatatcaagcaacaattttatgtatgcttctgccattgcattgtatttttgaacaaTTATGTCCCCGAAAACGTGTTTAGCcattgaaggcacgttaagccattggtcccggctgtattagcagtcgttaataaccaccaatccacactgggcccgcgtggtggtttaaggccgatctccatccatagggaaggcccgtgccccagcagtggcgacgttaatgggctggtgatgatgatgtacccgagtaatgagaaaagttaaatctcgacagcgccatctatattatttttggtcaatgtagtctggaaagtccctcattgtttaGTTCTTTTTACAGCTTGATATACACACAACCAAGAGCGGGTTCTGACCACGCATCCCAGCATGCCATCCCGGGCAATACTTAATATAGAGTATAGTACAGccatgtacccgctttagaaccctgtcgcactatcatatttgacatttaatgaaacttacggtttaatttgtcaaaaacttaatgtgacatggtatcaaacaTATTAGTAGATACTTGTGACGGTACAAATGCAATagaggtatagagcatactctaccacgctgctccactacgggttggtagaggtgttttttttttacggctaatagccgggaccaaagagttactttttcggactttcgcggaatcaggtgattcaaacaaaggacaatctcacaaagtgatttctacaatgaCCCAATTGGGaaaatcgaacctggacctccagatcgtgaacctaacgctcccACATATATTGTAGAAGACCCCATTGGGGTtcaaacctggacctccagaccACATATAGAAGTGAAATAACAAAAATCATCTATCAAACTCACAGAGAATATGGGTGAGAGCTGCGAGCTGTCGACGATGAATGAATCAACCTCCCCGACCTACCAGTCGACCAACCCGACCAACCCGTTCCTGAGCGGACAACTGCAGGCCGAAGACTCTTTCACTAGCTATCAGAACACCTATCCTCAGCAAGATGGCGCGGCACCGAGGttggtattattatttttcttatacttGGGGGGGGGGGATACTTCCTAAAGTAATTATGACATCGTTGTTACATGGAAAGCCTAGGTATGCCTAAGGCCTTTAGCTGAtcaacaatcttcttcttatcgtgtggattatgaagtggaataccagcctcatcaaccctggtgtcagggttatgattgagccgccaaaggcccctgacatggctcatgtaacgattacccacttacatcagtaaacagtaactttaatgtgcgttccgaagcagcatctcacttttggacaatcaggtgatcagcctgtaatgtcctaaccaaactagggatcacaaagagaatgatttttgtgacatgtccccactgggattcgaacccggagcttcCGAATcgtgacggcctctgtggtccagtggatgagcgttggactcacgatcaaCATTGACTCGCCAAAAAGCAATTCAtcagaaaaagcaatattgctctttgacatttgcgcttataaaaaACCTGCGCGaagtcaacaaatgtcaaacagcagtattgcttttttagatgaatcgcttcaatttggccttttGGTACCCCAAAATCAAGCTTAGAAGTGCGAGTCATttttgatccgccaaaggccttaTGTAACAACAATGCAATAATTACTTCACTAAGTTCCTTTATTTACCTTCTTTAACCGACTTGAAAAAAGGAGGTTTTGTGTTCTTGTCGAAAGatttgcttttataaaaaatataacttacttAAGCTAAAATAACACAAAGCCTTTTAAATCTCACTTTGAAAGTAAATAGAATTCAAAAAGTACATATAATTGAGATTGAAAattgtaatgtttaaaaattTTAAGAATTTAATGAAGAGATGATGGTGAAgatgaaaagaagaagaatggatgtatgaaataagaaataagcaaatgggtttactcgaatttattaattactaagaaaaccaaagttacacaaaaatataaataggtatttggaacttttaaatcctaagggtacattccaggtattcaaggccactggtcattcgttaagcattatttaaaaaaaataagaaaggtattataaaaacctccctagctcgtttgccctcggcggcaggaaggaagccgagccgactaggagcagctaccaataagctgtagcagaacagctgtacaaaacacccgtcatagaacagaacagccttcgtaaaacagccgtcacaaaacaccttcgcaaaacagccatctcaaaacagccaccccaaaacagccaccccaaaacagccaccccaaaacagccaccccaaaacacctcctgtcggaggtcgagaagccacgtatgcggccaacgtacgatgacgtcgatgccacgacgctgggacaaaatggcggagcaacgtgtccacgccacggacaccaaaccacaccagaataaaaatttacgaagatttggcggcgcgtgcgacggagttgcgggccaccggccacacgcttataaaccgcccGAAATTCTCACTaaaaaatcgaaggtgtggacacacccgctcggcggagcgctgtctggggaatgcggcagctcgcaggcgcaggactatataaatcgcccaattcaacgcctacgtcacggacaaagctagtacaacctcaatcgtccgttagatgacgccgccgtcgcacaccCAAAATGCAACTTATTAACAAATCCAAGGACAGGAGACTGACTGAAAATTCCCGatgtgtattaaatattgacaccaacattcttcagcgGCTACTTGaaagggactccaagatatagccttccgtataatatcggcacacgccatcttccggctactggtggaaagtcgccgactgcggagcccaacgatagcaagtcgatgctcCCGGACCTTACATCGaacaaggcgagatggcgctgtgttcaatactacacaaaaaagctataaaacggatcccctgtaactaatccggaggctgaaagaaacggcactacaaAATGGGTGTTCCGCAGGGATCGATATTAGGTCCTTTTCTCTTCTTTTATGATCTTGATGATGTAGGTAATTTTTAGTAGAATAaagcataattataattatcatcacAATAAAATTAACTGTTGGTGAACTAGTCagccattattattgttattgattTTTCTAGAACCCAAAGCATGCAGAGCGTGGACTTCTACGCGTCCTCGGAAGAAGGTGGCTTCGAAGAAGGCGGCTGCAAGCCTGGACACAAGATCAACGAGTTCCAAGCCGCTTGGAACGTTACCAATGCTATCCAGGTAAGACAGAAGACGAgagaataataagaaaataaatgtattgccagtaacagtttacatttttatctaaGAACTAATGAATGCGATCCACTACATGTCCTGAACTGGCTTGCTAACGCTGCTAGCAATTCATTGCCTTgtaaatttatttgtaataggAGGACGTTTCCTCCATAAAAGTCTACTAAGTCTGTCTACGTAGACATGCCGGGTTCATAAGCAACTGAACACATTCTGTTTTTTCTATACTCCCTGTTCAGGAAAGAAACAATTTAACACATTCTTTTCTCCAGGGTATGTTCGTGGTATCACTGCCTTTCGCAGTACTCCAGGGAGGCTACTGGGCTATCGCCGCCATGATCGGCATCGCCCACATCTGCTGCTACACCGGCAAGATCCTCGTCGAGTGCCTCTACGAAGACGATCCCGTGTCAGGTCAGCGTGTCAGGGTCCGCGACTCCTACGTCTCCATCGCCAAGGAATGCTTCGGCAGAAAATACGGCGCAAGAATCGTCAACCTCGCTCAGATCATCGAGCTCTTAATGACTTGCATTCTTTACGTCGTCGTCTGCGGAGACCTCATGATTGGCACCTTCCCCGACGGCAGCATCGACACACGGTCCTGGATGATGCTCATAGGAATATTCCTCCTCCCGCTAGCCTTCCTCAAGTCCCTCAAAAGCGTCAGCATGCTCTCCTTCTGGTGTACCATGAGCCATCTCATCATCAACGCCATAGTCCTCGGCTACTGCATCCTGAACATCGGCGATTGGGGCTGGTCTAAAGTCAAGTGGAGCTTGGACTTCGAAAACTTTCCCATCAGTTTAGGTGTCATCGTGTTCTCTTATACGTCGCAAATATTTCTGCCGACACTTGAAGGTAACATGGAAGATAGGTCAAAGTTTGAATGGATGCTGGATTGGTCTCACATCGCCGCCGCCGCGTTCAAGGCCACTTTTGGTTACTTGTGCTTCTTGACCTTCCAAAACGACACTCAGCAGGTGATCACCAACAACCTCCGCTCCTCTGGGTTCAAAGGTCTGGTCAACTTCTTCTTGGTCGTCAAAGCGGTGCTGAGTTATCCCTTACCATATTACGCTGCCTGTGATCTTCTAGAACGTGCTCTCTTCCGAGGTAAACCCAAGACGTTATTCCCGGTAATCTACGCTTTAGATGGTGAGTTGAAAGTTTGGGGTCTCGCGTGGAGACTTGGAGTGATAATGTTCACTATTCTGATGGCGATTTTTATTCCCCACTTTGCTATTCTCATGGGCTTCATAGGAAGCTTTACTGGCACCATGCTGAGTTTTATATGGCCCGCGTATTTCCACTTGAAGCTGAAGGGACCGCAGCTTGAGAGCACTACTATTGCTTACGACTACTTTATCATAGGTCTTGGGGTCCTCTTTGGCATCATCGGGATGTACGACTCCGGTTCAGCTCTAATAAAGGCGTTCAAAATAGGGCTGCCGTTCTAAATTAGTAGTGCTAGAAAAATTGTTGAACTATTTTTAGATTCATGCGTACTCCATTATGTTTGCCGTGGCACTCGCGGTTCGAAATGTTATGCACGTAAAATAGTCGGATACGATTGGTAAATTTTGTAACTTAGACCTGTTTAGCGTAAGAACTATAATCgtgttttgttataaaaagATTATAAATGGTTCATAGCTTGAAACGTGTCTTCCATATGTTCCAATGTtcgataaaatattataagagAATAACTATAGTTATATAAAATCGTAATATGTATTCGtttacaagaaaaaaatatcatttttaccAAAATATTGGCTGCAGGAATGCAATTCGTTTGTCAGTAGAATTTTACGTAGGTTacccatatttaaaaaaaaacaaatgtcttccaaacaaaacattttgagaagaaatttaattatatacttattatataacAACGAAGTCTTCCACTACTATAcataaacaaaagataaatatatatattatatgaatttgtttatacaatcgtaatatacACTAAAgtgaaaaaacaataaaataaatataatacttacttatgtattaATGTAACTGGctgacaataaaaataacaaggaTGTTTCGCTACATCAAAAAATATGAGGCTTGAAATTGGTTAGAAAGTACttaatactaagtacttattttctaAAACTTTTATAGAGGTCgcttttaacaaattaaattacaaagtaTTTGAAGATTCTAAGCGAGAGTCAAACAAAAACTAACTACAATAGAATCATTATCTCTGAAGACCAAattggttaaaaaaatatactgcgTGAATAAACCaagatacataaataagtaagtacctgcaGAAAAAATGGCTCTCCTAAACACAAATCTTCGAGTaagagttaaaaaataaaagtatacgGACTTATAGGTAAACTTTATTTGAAAAACTTGTGCcaaagtaacttatttaaaaacttattttactAATAATTTACGCAACCAAATCGAAGATTTTTGAGGGAGATGAGAGGGGATGTATAATAAAACCAAAGAGAATACAATCACtacgtttaaataaaataattcatataGAAGAAACCAGCCAGTTATTGTCCAATTCCTCGTGTGGGTATTATAAAAGACCTTCagatttcatttattttcgcAAAGTATATTCCTATTTTGAAATCTCACTTACCTTATCAGACAAGCACAAAAAGCGCAAAAGTTTTTATTCTATTGTGCCTATATTTTTCACCAGCTTTAGGCCTCATATTAGATACCAAAATTATTAGAAACATCAGTCTTTAAGCAATGTAATTTGCAGTCTTCCATTCTATACTATAGTTGTTGTTGATTATGTACTACAATACTATTATACATGTTACTTAGATTAgtataattattgaaaaattgAGCGTGCGTGCATAGTGATTAACTTCGGTGAATGACATTTATGATACATCTTTAATTacttatagtgtaaaaatagaTATTCGTTGTATCTCTAGTATAATTGTTTTaagatatattatatacatttttagttaatcaaaacaaatttactttattgaatTTCGTATAACATAGGTGTTATATTTTAAAGTCGTTATACACACATTTGATTCAATATTCGGGCAagaatgtaggtaggtatctcgGAACTTGAACAGATATTTCAATTCTGATACTGAGTGatccaatatttttatttttctttaaaatttttCAATAAAGCTTATAAGCGCGAccgtattaattaatacgactattaaattaggtattgttctCAGCATGTTTGAGAGAccttaaaaactttatttctgaaataaaaaaaaacaaccaccACCATAATCGTCACACAAAAGGGGACTCACTTGACGATACTTCAAAAAGTTAAAttaagcttttttttgacgtgacttattgtagatttgccgcagatagcatataaccacaagtaatcaaagacaacttgcagccactgttgatacgatgtcgtaagctggataaaatatgatgaaccttatggtgataagggatcagcctatcgcccataacattagtccatcatgttggaggacacaatccctctgttggtttttatgacatgcccgggaagacaagcagctgaacgttttctatgtttttaatttgctcccagaacagcacagaagctttttttttttttttttttgacgtgacttattgtagatttgccgcagatggcattaactacttggccggacaaatggggagcgctgaaggctctcacccggtacaacgtttaagacaacaggcctgagggtgcccagttgggcgcgaacctcggctcagggcgtcgtctgagaggaaaaatatttgaaggaattaatcgaccctagtgggtcgatagcgataagcgctgaatgagggaaatcgtcgaccacgccggcggggtcggtatcggggacctgaagtgtttggtgtcgcgagctgattggctgcctctatggctagagtgatcgggtcgtcgggatcgtatattacgtccttcggacgccgatacttttcagtaccgtccctaagcggaatgtactcggaagccgcaactaccaggggatttgggtggtgcggagcagaatcgaaaaaacgtttggaagctaatttgagccattgggcaatggttggcagacctaggtcaatgtgcagattttcattgcgaaggaaccacggagctcccgtggctttccgcatgaaacgattttgtattacctgtagacggtgaatttgagagggactcgcgtgagcgaaaactacccctgcataggtcatgatcggacggatgcaagtcgtgtagattttcaccttattcctaagggacaatttacttcgcttgttaaggagacagtgaagacggcccattacaaacgcggcgcgatcgcgcacacgtttgaaatgggccttgaaagtaagacgtctatctaagactacgccgagatatttgacttgctcctcccaagggatcggcttgccaaacatcgtgatgactttaagttgacggcgtgaccgtggcgtgttataatagccctttgaaaagtacaccgctgcacttttctccgggtttacctcgattctccatttgcgaaaccacttgcccaaggcattggccgcgcgttggaggattccggtcatcataactcgaccacgacacgaagaatagatggctgtatcatccgcaaataaagctaattcggtattaggggatttgggaatgtcactagtatataatgaaaatagtaaaggggagaggacggagccttgtgggactccggcatgtatcgggtgcggtgacgagagcgtcccctccacgcggtagcgaaaggttcgatttgagaggaagtctcgtatgatgtgcacgagacggtctggcactcccagtgaataaagcttgtagatcaagccgttgtgccagactttgtcgaacgctttcgccacatcgaagaagagcgctcccgtagcgacaggtttttttaagtttaatttactagatatatgttcaacaatacggtgcacttgttgaacgcaggagtgtttggttctaaaaccaaactgctctggtggaataagactattggattcggcgtagtcccgtaatctagcaaatatgagccgctcataaaccttccccatggaattgaggagacttatggggcggtaactcgaaggttcgtttttaggtttcccaggctttggtataccaattacaattgcttctttccactgctgtggaaagacgcagttgctcaaggcgacgttgaatattgccgttagtaagcagatgaggggagcaccgaagtttttaaggacacgattcgtgataccgtctgagccaggggcttttcgggtatgaaatcttttgataatacctagtacctcttcctcagttacctgtggaagaggaggatcggtgggaggtacagaagccctacgctgaacttcacagttcaccgtcgagaggtgcctacgatcgataagCACAGAAGCAAAAGCagccataaggcgaggaaatatgtaaaatttAATAGATTGCGGGTGAAATCTATAAATACAATTAAAGTTTCTGAACTGATTACATGCTgtatagatattattatgtaggtaaattcaaaaattgttTATTCGGACAACATAACGAAACaaagttagtaacaaaaacttacataCTAAATAAATGAGCCGAATCAAATATGTGTATAGCGACCTTTATTACGTTTTAGGTGTTGTAACAGATAATTATACTTTATATGGAATTGTTtaatatacaattatataaattatacatcTCCAAATGATATCCTTATATTCTttacaattatataaataatgctTCCAAATAGGGGCTTCCAAAAGCTGTTTTGTAAATTAATGGAACGTTAAGACTTATGCTAGGGCTAAAAGAAACAGGTAATAGagcctaataaaataatagtcaaTTATTTATTGGCGAAACACTAGCTCGAATATTTTTCGTTTAcagcttatttaaaaaagaatagaCATGTTTTAATGTTTACAGAGCATACCCAAAAATCTAAATGTAATCAGACGAAacatttaagtacctatctaaaacaattttaaaaataaccgtTGCGTTCGTCGcgccaccttttttttttaatatattgtttattaatGGTGCTCCCACACTGCcgttagaaaatgtttaataacGTTAGTAAACATTTGTTAGCAAACATTTAATCACAagtgttaaaataaattttcatgttagaaaatatttagtaatgttagtaaaaaaaaatgagcaaataaataaatattttttttatgagcaAATCTTCTTCCATTTTCGTGTAGACGTCCTCGGCCCTCAGAAGGCGAAA
It includes:
- the LOC126376557 gene encoding vesicular inhibitory amino acid transporter, whose protein sequence is MHHLSRFKIPPLKNALDVAMQTVRQQMPDKPGPPPRPPQNVRFANLENMGESCELSTMNESTSPTYQSTNPTNPFLSGQLQAEDSFTSYQNTYPQQDGAAPRTQSMQSVDFYASSEEGGFEEGGCKPGHKINEFQAAWNVTNAIQGMFVVSLPFAVLQGGYWAIAAMIGIAHICCYTGKILVECLYEDDPVSGQRVRVRDSYVSIAKECFGRKYGARIVNLAQIIELLMTCILYVVVCGDLMIGTFPDGSIDTRSWMMLIGIFLLPLAFLKSLKSVSMLSFWCTMSHLIINAIVLGYCILNIGDWGWSKVKWSLDFENFPISLGVIVFSYTSQIFLPTLEGNMEDRSKFEWMLDWSHIAAAAFKATFGYLCFLTFQNDTQQVITNNLRSSGFKGLVNFFLVVKAVLSYPLPYYAACDLLERALFRGKPKTLFPVIYALDGELKVWGLAWRLGVIMFTILMAIFIPHFAILMGFIGSFTGTMLSFIWPAYFHLKLKGPQLESTTIAYDYFIIGLGVLFGIIGMYDSGSALIKAFKIGLPF